The DNA segment AGGCCGAAGGGCGCTCTCGCGGTCACCGGTCACCTGTACCCGCACCAGTACCTGAACCGGTACGGACATGGGTCACGATGGTCCGTGCTGTCACATGAAGTGGCCGCACGAGGCGGTCACACGAAGCGGTCACGTGAAGCTGTCACGAGGAGAGAGCACCCAGCTGACACAGCGGTAATGGGTCTCACCTCCCTCGGCAGCCTGGGCCGCGAACGGTGCGCGGCGGACGACACCATACCCCAGTGCCGCGGATCTGCCGCCTGGCGGCGCCGAGTTCGAAACGGTGTGGCACGGCGGGAGGAGCGCCGTTACGCTCGCGGCGATGACTACTCACTCCACTCCCGGATTGGGGGTCCCGGCCGCGCAAGGTGAGTGCTGATGCTCACTCGGACCGCGTACGGGGATTCCCGGCTTTCCTTGTGGCTGCGCGTGCGCGAGTTCGCCGTGCCGCCGTCCATGATCGAGACCGCGACCGTCCGCCGCGCCGCCGGGGACTGGGCGGGGGCGTGCGCCGCCGCCGGTGTCGACATCGATCTCGATCTGCGTTCCGTCGCCCGCGCCCATGGCCGCGAGCTAGCGTCCCGGATCCGCGCCGACCTCCGCCACCTCGCTCCCGACCTGCTGCGCTGGCACATGCCGAGAATCGCGCCCGACGGGCTCCTGCGCCCGGGCCTGACTCTCACCCTGGCCCGCTACGACCACCCGGACCGGCCCTCGGCGCCCCCGCTGCACCTGGTGGTCCGCACACCGCCGGCCTGGGCGGACGCCGGGCAGCGGATCGGCCTCGCGCTGTGGGACGGGTCCGCGCGGACGGGGGCCGCCGGACATTCACACACTCATCCGCGTCAGCATCCGCATCCGCGCCCGAGCCGGCGGTTCCGCTTCGATCTGCACCGGCATCTGTGGGACGCGCGCAGGGCGGGAGAGTTGTGGGCGCGGTCGGGCGCCGAGAGGTCCGGGGCCGACGGGTCCGGGGCCAACCGGTCCGTGGTGGGCCTGAGGGAGAAGGTCGCCGGGCTGTCGGAACTGGGGCAGCAGGGCCTGGAGCAGCCGGAGTTGGGGCAGCCAAATCTCGGCTGTGCCGTCGACCGGTGGGCGGCCGAGGCAGCCGTCCTGCTGGGTTCCGAGGGGCGCCGCGCCGGCACCTTCGTCGTACGGCTCGGCGGCCGGCGCCGGCTGGTGCTGGACCTGATGGCACCGGGCGCCGGTGGCGCACCGGCCGGACTCCGGATCGCGGCTTCGCTTCCTGAGGGCGACGTGTCCGCGCTGCCCGTCCTGCCCGACGCGGCGACCTGGTCGCTGCCCGACCTGGAACTGCTGCGAGCCGGTCTGCTCGAACCCGGCCAGGTGCACGCGCTCGTCGCGGCCGCGCTCGTCCCCGGTCACCCGCCCTCCGGTGCGCCCCGCGGTCGCGAACCGGCCGGAAGTACGCGGCTGGTGGAGTGCCGGGGTGCCAGGCACCGGATCGGTCACGTCGACGGCGTCCTGGCCCCGCTGGACCACACGCCGCAAGAGCTGCGCCGGGAGGAGCTGCTGGTCGCGCTGGGCGGACCGCCCCTCCCCTGCCTGCGGTTCATCGACGAGGCACACCGGCGTCCCGACTGCCTCGCCGACGTCCGTGAACGCCTGAACCACGGCGACACCGCGGGTGCGCTGGCCGTGGTCGAGGGCCTGCTGGGTCCGAGCGCGCTGCTGCGGGACGGCTCCCTGCGGGACGCGCTGGAAGCGGCGGCCGAGTGGCGGATCACGTACGGCCTCTACCGGGCCGGTCTCGTCGGCCCCGGCCACGCCCCGCTCGATCGGCACGGTCGCGCCACCGTCCGGCACCATCGTCGCCGCCCGCGTCAGGCGACCTTTCCCGTTCCACGCTGAACGCGCCTTCTCCTGACCCGACTTCACCCGCCGACTTCACCCACGCCTGCACCCACGCCTGCACCCACGCCGGCATCCATGCCGGCATCCATGCCTGCACCCATGCCGGCATCCATGACTTCACACCCAAGGTGACCGCATATGACCACATCCACGCCCTTCGTCGCGCCCGACCCCCTCGCCCACGCCTCTCGACTCGACGTCGCCGCAGATCTGTTGGCCCTGCTGCGGGACACGCACACCGAACCGCGCCCGGACACTCAGCTGGAGGCGCTGACGCTGGCCGTGGCCGCCGACCTCCCCGTGCTGCTCTGGGGTGAGCCGGGCATCGGCAAGACGGCGGCTCTGACGCAGCTCGCGTCCGCGCTCGACCTGCCCCTGACGACCGTGATCGCCAGCGTTCACGAGCCGTCCGACTTCTCGGGGCTGCCCGTCGTAGGAGACGATCCGGCGGAGCAGGGCGTCCCGATGGCACCGCCGGACTGGGCGGTGCGGCTGGTCCGGGCAGGGCGCGGGCTGCTGTTCCTGGACGAGCTGTCCACCGCGCCGCCGGCCGTGCAGGCGGCGTTGCTGCGGCTCGTGCTGGAACGGCGCATCGGGGCGTTGCGGCTGCCGCCCGGCGTGCGGATCGTGGCCGCCGCCAATCCGCGGTCCTCGGCGGCCGACGGCTGGGAGCTGAGCCCGCCGCTCGCCAACAGGTTCGTGCATCTGCAGTGGACGCACGACCACGACGTGGTCGTACGCGGCCTGGGCGGGACCTGGCCGCGGGCCACGCTGCCCCGGCTCGACGCGGAGCGGCTGCCGCAGGCGGTGGATCTCGCGCGGCGCGCGGTGTGCGGGTTTCTGTCCGCGCGGCCGACGCTGGTGCACCGGCTGCCGAGCGGTGAGACCCGCCGGGGCGGCGCCTGGCCGTCGCCGCGCAGCTGGGAGATGGCCCTGCGCCTGATCGCCTTCGCGACGGCCGCCGGTTCCGGCCGTGACGTGCTGTCCCTGCTGGTGCGGGGGACCGTCGGGGACGGACCGGGGCTTGAGCTGATGGCGAGTCTGGACCGGATGGACCTTCCGGATCCCGAGGTGTTGCTCGCCCGCCCGGCGGACGCCGTGCTGCCCGAGCGCGGGGATCTGCGGCAGGCGGCACTGGACGGGGTGGTGGACGCGGTCCGGGGGCGGCCGGATCGGGACCGCTGGGACGCGGCGTGGGCCCTGCTGGTCCGCGCGATGGAGACGGGGGCCCCGGACGTGGTCGTCGTACCCGCGACCACGCTGGCCTCTCTGCGCCGTGCGGACTGGCCGGTGCCCGCGGCGGTCGAACGGCTGACGGGCGTGGTGTCGCTGTCCCGCCGCGCCGACGAGGCGGGACGCCGGGCCGCCCTCGCGGCGAAGGCGGGCCGATGACCGTGGACGCGCCGCCGGGGATCCTGGACCGTGAGAAGCTCTTCGCCGCCCGGCTGCACGCCGCCCGGGTACGCCCCTACCTCGCGACCGCGCTCTTCGCGCTGCATCCCGTGGAGTCCCGGCAGGTGCCGACGATGGCCGTCGACCGGTACTGGCGCTGCTATGTGTCGCCGGCGTTCGTGGACCGGACGCCCGTCGAGGAACTGGCCGGGGTGTGGGTGCACGAGGTGGCGCATCTGCTGCGCGACCATCACGGGCGCAGCGACCGGGTCGCCCGGCAGCGCGGGCTGACCGGGCCCGGTGAACGGCTGAGGATGAACATCGCCGCCGACCTGGAGATCAACGACGACGTGTACGGCGAAGGGCTCACCCGGCCCCGAGGCGCTGTCCGCCCGCAGGACCTGGGGCTGTCGGAGAACCAGCTGATGGAGGAGTACCTGCGGGAGTTCCGGCTCGGGCCCGGGCTGCGGGACCTGGCCTGGCTGGAGTGCGGAAGCGGCGCCGACGGACGGGAGCGGGAGTGGGATCTGGGGCCGGACGGCGCCCACGGACTCGGCGAGCAGGACCGGGACCTGGTACGGCTCCGGGTGGCGCGAGGCATCACCGGGCGGCCGGGGAGCGCGCCGATGGGCTGGCAGAGGTGGGCCGACGAGGTGTGTCATCCGCCGCAGCCCTGGCGGGAGTTGCTGGGTGCGGCGGTCCGTTCGGCGGCCTCGGGCGGGGGCGCGGGCGACGATTACAGCTACGGCCGCCCGGCCCGGCGCTCGACGGCACTGCCCGGGACCGTTCTGCCGAGCCTGCGGCGCCGGCCGCCCCGGGTCTGTGTGGTCGTCGACACCTCCGGGTCGGTCAGTGACGCCGAGCTGGGCAGCGCGCTCCTGGAGGTGGCGGCGATCTCCCGTGCGGTGGGCGGGCGTCGCGACCTGGTCACCGTGGTGTCGTGCGACGCGGCGGCACAGACCGTGCACCCGCTGTGCCGGTCGGCGGGGATACCGCTGGTGGGCGGTGGGGGCACGGATCTGCGCACCGGTTTCACCCAGGCGCTGCGGGCGCGGCCCCGGCCCGATGTCGTCGTGGTCCTGACCGACGGCCAGACGCCATGGCCCGTGTCGCGTCCCCCGTGCCGGACGGTGGTGGGGCTGTTCCCCCGCCCCGCCTCCTCGTGGGACGAGAGCGACCCCGACCACCAGCCGGACCGACCGCCCGAGTGGGCCCGGGTGGTGACCATCGGGCCGGCGTAGAGGGGAGGACGGGAGGGGGAGCCGAACCAGGTCGGGCCGGATCAGACGCCGACCGCCTCCTCGACCTCTTCCTCGACGCTGTCCTCGACCTTTTCCGCCGCCTCCGCGTCGGCTTCCTCATCGGCTCGCCGTCCGGCCCGCTGCCCCTCCTGCCGCTCGGCGGCCTGTCCGGCCTGGCCGCTCTCGTGCCGCTCACGCCTGGATGTCCGTTCCCAGGCGGCGGCCGCCGCGGTGACGGCGAGGCCGGCCACCAGCCAGAGGACCAGCGTCCAGAGGGCGCGGGCCAGGCCGTCGTGGCCGAAGTACAGCAGACTGCGGGCGCCCTCGACGAACCCGGCACCGTTCCAGAAGGCGTGCAGGCTGCCGAAGAAGCCGTTCTGCAGCTCGGGGCGGAAGAGCCCGCCGGAGCTGGTGAAGTTGAGCATCACGAACAGCACCATCATGGTCAGCGTGGTCCACCTCTTGAGGAAGGTGTGCAGGCCGATACCGATGAAGACGATGCCCGCGGAGTAGAGCCAGGCCATGCCCCACACGCCCGCGAGTGCGTGGTGGGCGAGGTGGAACACCGGACCGGCGAGCAGCGCGCCGATGCCGGCGACCACGGCGGAGACACCGAGGGCGAGCAGCGCCCGTACCCGCATGGGGAGCGCGGCGCCGGCGGCACCGAGGGCGGCGACCGAGGCGTACGAGCCGATGCTGACCGCGATCAGCAGGAAGAACAGCCCCTGCCCGGTGGGGTCGTCGGCGACCGGCTTGGCCACATCGGTGACCTTCAGCGGGGTGCCCTGCTCGGCGGCGACCGGCGTGAAGACCTTCTCGACGGTCATCGCGCCCATGTCGGAGGCGGCGCTCGCCACCAGCACCTCGGGGGTCTTCCCGCCGGGCACGTAGGCGCCGGTGACGTCCCGGGACTTCAGCAGGGCGACGGCGTCGGCACGGGTGGCGACCGTACGGACGTCCAGCTTGTCGCCCGCGGTGTCCTTCACGATCTGGGCGAAGACCTTCGCCTCGGGTCCGGTACCGACGACGGCGACGGGCAGGTGGTGTGGCTCCGGGGTCACGAAGGCCCCCATGTACGCGAGCCCCATGCCTATGCACATCAGCAGCGGGGTGATCAGGTGCGTGAGCACATGGCGCAGTGCCGGTGACCTCATCGGGCGACCTCCATTAGTTGGCTTTTACAACTGACAGGTTGGCTTTTGCAACCTTGCGAGAATCGAAGGTTGGCGTATGCAACCTTATTTAAGTTGTACTATACAACCGGACCCACGGGGGAGAAATTCCCGTGGAGGTGATCCCAGTGGAGGTGTCCCCCATGACGGTGGCGCAGACGGCCGTGGAGACGATCCAGCGCGAGATGACGACCTTCGCCCGCCGGGCCCGTGCGGTGGCGGCGCGCATGCATCCCGAACTGTCGCTGGTGTCGTACACCCTGCTCGGCCACCTGGAACAGAGCGGGGGCTGCCGGGCGACCGACCTGGCCGCGCACTACGCCCTGGACAAGTCCACGGTGAGCCGGCAGGTCGGCGCGCTGGAGCGGGCCGGGCTGATCGAGCGGCGCCTGGACCCCGAGGACCACCGGGTCCAGGTGCTGCATCTCACCGAGGCAGGCGAGGAGATCCTCGCCCAGGTCACCCGCAACCGCCGGACCGTCCTCCAGAAGCGGCTCGCGGACTGGCCCGAGGAGGACCTCGTCCGCTTCGCCGCCTATCTCGAGCGCTACAACGCCGGCCCGGCGGAGGCCGAGTAGGGCACGGCCACGACGGTGGCGGGCCTACGGCACGGGCACGGGCACCGGCCGGCGGGCGTTACGGCACCGGCACCGGCACCGCCGGCCTGCCGTCCGTGAGGTGCTCGGGCGCCCGGGCCGAGCGGAACGCCGTACGGCGTCGCAGCCGGAAGCCGAGGGACTCGTACAGCCGGATGGCAGCCGTGTTCCCGGCGCCGGTGTGCAGGAAGGGGGTCTCGCCGCGCTCCTGGATGCCGTGCGCCACCGCGAGGATCAGCCGGGAGGCCAGCCCTTCGCCGCGGAAGGCCGGGTCGGTGCAGACCGCGCTGATCTCGGTCCAGCCCGGCGGCCGCAGCCGCTCCCCCGCCATGGCGATCAGGGCGCCGTCGCGGCGGATGCCGAGGTAGGTGCCGAGTTCCACCGTGCGCGGCAGGAAGGGGCCCGGCTGGGTGCGGGCCACGAGGTCCAGCATCTCGGGTACGTCCGCCGGACCGAGGAGCACCGTCTCCGGATCGGGTGCGGCGGCCAGTCCGTCGCCCACGAGCTGCACCCCCTCCATCCGGAAGGTGACCTCCCAGCCCTCCGGCACCTGGCCCACATAGCCGAGCAGCGGGACGTCCACGCCGGGGCCGGTCAGCGCAGCGATGTCCACCCAGTCACCGGCGTCGGGGTCGTCGGGCACAGCCAGCCACGGGGTCACGTCGGCCTGGTAGCGCAGCACCCGGCCGCGCTGCTCGGCGAAGTGGGCGTGCGGGCCGGTCAGGGCGGCGCGGGCCGGGTTGTCGAGAACATGGGCATGGGCATGAATATGGGCAGGGGCAGGGCCGCCGTGGGCGTGGCCGTGGCCGGGCCGCGTCGGCCCGCGCAGGTCGTCCGTGTCCCTCGTGTCACCGGTGTCACTCACGCCGGTCGCGCCCGGCGCGCCCGTCATGTCCGTAGTGCCCGCCATGCCCGTCGTACCACTCATTCCAGTCGTGCCAGTCAATCCGGCCGTGCCACTCGTTCCGGTCGTGCCACTCATGCGGGCACCTCGATCACGATCTTGCCGCGAGCATGCCCGTCCTCCACCGCGCGCAGAGCCTCCTCGGCGCGGTCGAGCGGGAAGGTGCGGGTGACGTGCGGGGTGAGGGCGCCGCGCAGGACGAGGTCCGCCACCGTGTCCAGGACGGCGGTGGTGCGTGCGCGGACGACGCGGGAGCCGCCCCGTCGGGCGATGGCCTCGGGCAGCAGCGCGGCGGTGATCAGCCGGGTGCCGTCCGCTACCAGGGTGGCCGCCTCGGTGAACGTCTCACCGCCCACCAGGTCGTACACCGCGTCGACACCGTCCGCGGCGGCGGCGCGCACGCGCTCGGCCAGGTCCGGGCCGCTCGGCACGTGCACGGCGCCCAGCGACTCGACGAAGTCCTTCTTGCCCTCGCTCGCCACGCCCACGACCCGCAGCCCGAGGGCCCGGGCGATCTGCACGGCCGCGGCGCCGACCCCGCCGCCCGCGCCCGTGACCAGCAGGGTCGCTCCCTCGGGCAGGTCCAGTTGGCGGACGCCGTCGTAGGCGGTGGCCGCGGCGACCGGCAGGGTGGCCGCGTCGGTGAAGGACAGCCCGGCGGGCTTGCGCGCCGTCGCGCGGGCGTCGAGCAGGGCGTACTCGGCGTACCCGCCGTCGACGGTGTTCCCGAACACCTCGTCGCCGGCCGCGAACCCGGTCACGCCCTCGCCGGTCTCCTCGACGATCCCGGCGGCCTCGCTGCCGAAGACGGCGGGGAAGACGCGTTCGGCGGTGTCACCGGGCCGGCGGAAGCCCCCGCGCAGCTTCCAGTCCACGGGGTTCACCCCCGCCGCGCGGACCGACACCAGGATCTGGCCCGGTCCGGGGATCGGCCGGTCCACGTCGGTCAGCGCCTCGGTCTCCGGGCCGCCGTACCGCGTGAAGACGTACGCCTTGGGCATCCGTGTTCCTCGCTCTCCTCGTCCGTCCGTGCTTTTCGTGCGCTCCGTGCCTGTGCGGTGCCGGCGCACGGGGTCGGTACTCATGGCCAAGGAGGCGCACCGGCCGGCTATTCCCGGCCCCGCGCGGAGTTCACAAGACCGCAATGACCGGGGCGCTGACCAGGGACGGAGCATGGACGGCGACAAAGTACGGTTGAAGTATGAACGTCACCCGAGGGTTCACGGGTCGTCGGCGCGCTCACAACCCGGGACTGCCCCCGGGACAGTACGACGCCGGCGACGACTGGCCCGTCCTGTCCGCCGAGGTCACTCCCGACCTCGCGCCCGCCGACTGGTCCTTCCGCATCGACGGACTGGTGGAACAGACGCATGCCTGGGACTGGGACGAGGCGCGGGCGCTGCCCGCGTCGGCGTACCGGGGTGACATCCACTGTGTGACCGGCTGGTCGAAGTTCGGCGTGCGCTTCGGCGGCGTCTCGCTGGACGCGTTCTTCGATGTGGTGCGGCCCCATGGGTCCGCCACACATGCGCTCGCCTACTCGCACACCGGCTACACCACGAACCTGCCGCTCGCGGACCTCACCGGCGGTCGCGCCTGGATCGCCTGGGAGTACGACGGCAAGTCGCTGCCGGCGGAGCACGGCGGCCCGGCACGGCTGCTGGTGCCGCACCTGTACTTCTGGAAGAGCGCGAAGTGGATCGCGGGCATCACGCTCCTCGACCACGACGAGCAGGGCTTCTGGGAGGGCAACGGCTATCACGAGCGGGGCAACCCGTGGGAGGAACAGCGGTACTCCGGTGACTGAGTCGACTTCCCAGGCGACGACGGCGGCCGCCGCCCGGACGACGGCCACGGCCTCCTCCGCTCAGGCCGCCCCCTCCTCCCCCATCGCTCCGGCCGCTCCGGCGACGCGTTTCGCGGTTCCCGGGCGCATCGCCGTGAGCGAGCAGGTGGCGGCGGTGTGGCAGACGGCCACGCTGACCGAGATCCGGCGCGAGACGCCGCACGCGGCCACGTTCCGGTTCGCGGTCCCGGGCTGGGCGGGCCATCTGCCCGGTCAGCACCTGATGCTGCGGCTGTCCGCCGCCGACGGTTATGTGGCCCAGCGCCACTATTCGATCGCGTCCGCGCCGGACGACTCCGGGCACATCGAGCTGACCCTGGACCACGTGCCGGACGGCGAGGTCTCGGGCTGGTTCCACACGACGGCGCGTCCCGGTGACACCGTGGAGGTGCGGGGGCCGCTGAGCGGCTTCTTCGCCTGGCCGGGCGACCGGTCCGCGCTGCTGCTCGGGGCCGGTTCCGGGGTCGTACCGCTGATGTCGATGGTGCGCCACCACCGGGCGCGGGGTCTGTCCGTGCCGCTGCGGATGCTGGTGTCGGCGCGCAGCCCCGAGGAGCTGATCTACGCACGGGAGTTGGGCGCGGAGACGACGGCCGTGTTCACGCGCAGCGCCCCGGCGGGCACGCCGGTGGGTCGTATGACGGCCGCACATGTGGCGCCGCTCCTGGCCGAGGCGCCGCCGGGTGGGTGGGAGGCCTATGTGTGCGGCTCCAACGGGTTCGCCGAGCACGCCTCCCGGCTGCTGGTCGAG comes from the Streptomyces sp. NBC_00820 genome and includes:
- a CDS encoding AAA family ATPase, with product MTTSTPFVAPDPLAHASRLDVAADLLALLRDTHTEPRPDTQLEALTLAVAADLPVLLWGEPGIGKTAALTQLASALDLPLTTVIASVHEPSDFSGLPVVGDDPAEQGVPMAPPDWAVRLVRAGRGLLFLDELSTAPPAVQAALLRLVLERRIGALRLPPGVRIVAAANPRSSAADGWELSPPLANRFVHLQWTHDHDVVVRGLGGTWPRATLPRLDAERLPQAVDLARRAVCGFLSARPTLVHRLPSGETRRGGAWPSPRSWEMALRLIAFATAAGSGRDVLSLLVRGTVGDGPGLELMASLDRMDLPDPEVLLARPADAVLPERGDLRQAALDGVVDAVRGRPDRDRWDAAWALLVRAMETGAPDVVVVPATTLASLRRADWPVPAAVERLTGVVSLSRRADEAGRRAALAAKAGR
- a CDS encoding vWA domain-containing protein, translated to MTVDAPPGILDREKLFAARLHAARVRPYLATALFALHPVESRQVPTMAVDRYWRCYVSPAFVDRTPVEELAGVWVHEVAHLLRDHHGRSDRVARQRGLTGPGERLRMNIAADLEINDDVYGEGLTRPRGAVRPQDLGLSENQLMEEYLREFRLGPGLRDLAWLECGSGADGREREWDLGPDGAHGLGEQDRDLVRLRVARGITGRPGSAPMGWQRWADEVCHPPQPWRELLGAAVRSAASGGGAGDDYSYGRPARRSTALPGTVLPSLRRRPPRVCVVVDTSGSVSDAELGSALLEVAAISRAVGGRRDLVTVVSCDAAAQTVHPLCRSAGIPLVGGGGTDLRTGFTQALRARPRPDVVVVLTDGQTPWPVSRPPCRTVVGLFPRPASSWDESDPDHQPDRPPEWARVVTIGPA
- a CDS encoding MarR family winged helix-turn-helix transcriptional regulator, whose translation is MTVAQTAVETIQREMTTFARRARAVAARMHPELSLVSYTLLGHLEQSGGCRATDLAAHYALDKSTVSRQVGALERAGLIERRLDPEDHRVQVLHLTEAGEEILAQVTRNRRTVLQKRLADWPEEDLVRFAAYLERYNAGPAEAE
- a CDS encoding GNAT family N-acetyltransferase, coding for MAGTTDMTGAPGATGVSDTGDTRDTDDLRGPTRPGHGHAHGGPAPAHIHAHAHVLDNPARAALTGPHAHFAEQRGRVLRYQADVTPWLAVPDDPDAGDWVDIAALTGPGVDVPLLGYVGQVPEGWEVTFRMEGVQLVGDGLAAAPDPETVLLGPADVPEMLDLVARTQPGPFLPRTVELGTYLGIRRDGALIAMAGERLRPPGWTEISAVCTDPAFRGEGLASRLILAVAHGIQERGETPFLHTGAGNTAAIRLYESLGFRLRRRTAFRSARAPEHLTDGRPAVPVPVP
- a CDS encoding NADP-dependent oxidoreductase, with the protein product MPKAYVFTRYGGPETEALTDVDRPIPGPGQILVSVRAAGVNPVDWKLRGGFRRPGDTAERVFPAVFGSEAAGIVEETGEGVTGFAAGDEVFGNTVDGGYAEYALLDARATARKPAGLSFTDAATLPVAAATAYDGVRQLDLPEGATLLVTGAGGGVGAAAVQIARALGLRVVGVASEGKKDFVESLGAVHVPSGPDLAERVRAAAADGVDAVYDLVGGETFTEAATLVADGTRLITAALLPEAIARRGGSRVVRARTTAVLDTVADLVLRGALTPHVTRTFPLDRAEEALRAVEDGHARGKIVIEVPA
- a CDS encoding sulfite oxidase-like oxidoreductase; protein product: MNVTRGFTGRRRAHNPGLPPGQYDAGDDWPVLSAEVTPDLAPADWSFRIDGLVEQTHAWDWDEARALPASAYRGDIHCVTGWSKFGVRFGGVSLDAFFDVVRPHGSATHALAYSHTGYTTNLPLADLTGGRAWIAWEYDGKSLPAEHGGPARLLVPHLYFWKSAKWIAGITLLDHDEQGFWEGNGYHERGNPWEEQRYSGD
- a CDS encoding ferredoxin reductase — encoded protein: MAPAAPATRFAVPGRIAVSEQVAAVWQTATLTEIRRETPHAATFRFAVPGWAGHLPGQHLMLRLSAADGYVAQRHYSIASAPDDSGHIELTLDHVPDGEVSGWFHTTARPGDTVEVRGPLSGFFAWPGDRSALLLGAGSGVVPLMSMVRHHRARGLSVPLRMLVSARSPEELIYARELGAETTAVFTRSAPAGTPVGRMTAAHVAPLLAEAPPGGWEAYVCGSNGFAEHASRLLVEAGQPVNRIRIERFG